catttttggggggggagtTTGCCTCACCAAaatgtacatgctaaaatcgccactggggACAACACAGTTAAACACAGCACAAATTGATGTATTACTTTCACTGCCACCACTGTTTCCTAGCACTCTACTCATAGTCCTTCTGTTCTGAGTTATTCATTCACTGTGAGTGTTGAAGAGGTGGGCTTTGGTCTTGTGTCCACAATCTTAGAGAGAGACACTCAGCTTTATAACAATTATTCAATGGATTCTGACCCTGGTCTTATCAACAGGTGAAGCGATCAAATTGTTCATGTATCACATCTCACTATTTTCTGTAGCCTAATGTTTGACTACTAGATCgatttattttatttctttattttctgtTATTGATTGATCCAGTAAAAAAAGCATTTTGATTGCTGTGGATATTTTTCTATTGTCATATATATAATGCTGTGTTTTTGTCTGGTCATTGTCACAGCTCTGATGTTGATCTGATATTTCACTTCCTTACCAAAATAATGTCTGACTGCATACAAATAATTTCAACAAGGTTTTATTAATACAATGTCAAACAAATTATTTCCCTTATTTTCATCTCCTGTTAAGTTTCACAATTTCCAGCATGTTAGTCTCTATACATGACATCTAACAGGACACACCAACAGCAAGAgaaaacagaagaaaaaaaataaagCATCAAATTATGTTAAAGTAACTGGTTAAAGAGGTAGTACCTCATCTCTATATTCCGTCAACATACTGCACACATCTCTATTTTCAGACATGTCTGTCCTCTTCCTGCTCACTGATACTCACTCTATTGGTAAAGGGGAGTGTTGAGCTATGATTCAAACACACATACCACTTCCTTGTCTAGCCACTGTAGGTGTGCGTTCACAACATGTGTAGAATCTGCACACATCTCTATTTTGTAGAATCTGTTAGGTCCACTAGTATTACTCTATACAGTTCTGGCTTTGTGTGTCTCTTGATCCATTCAAACCTCAGATCTTGAGAAGAGGAGGAAAAACCGCTAATATATGAAAATGAATGATTCAAACTGATTTAATTTAAGGGGCAGTTATTGTAAATAAATATTTAATTGAGTGTGCAGCCGTAAGTTATTTAAATAACACAGATAAGAATACAGGAACTTTCAGCTAATTAGCTGTCATTTTTAATAGATTTTTAAACTGCGACAAATTTTGTTAAAATTCTTACCATAACTACAGCAGGAAAAGAAAAGTGAGCAACAAACGAACATAACTTAATACAAGACAGCATGAACAGTCAAGACATGGCACAACTTGCGGGGGGACGGACGGACGACATACTTGACTAAGTAGATGCAATTCCGATGTTCTTGTTATAAAAAGCACCCTGTATTTTGTGTTGACCCTTGACCATGTTTGTGAAGATAAacatcatgcacacacacacacacacacacacaggctatttGCCTGTCATAACAGAAGACAGCAGTCCTTGAACTGGGTTTTTCAGCATGTTCTATTACACCGGTCGCTGATGCCTACACTGTGGTATCATTTTAGTTCCCAATTCAACTGTCAGAGATATGATTGTTTTCCAATATTTTAATAGCGATTTAGAGGGACACAAACTAAAAGGAATTAAGGTGCCATAAATGTGCCATTATCAGTCAAATACAAAGACTTTCATATTTTCACATTAACCCTGACAATTAAAACACTGATGACTACCTAAAGCATGACCCAAAGTCGGAGAAACCAACAAAAAAGTTTGCAAAAACTGATCGCAGCCTGACAATCCCCAGATGAAATTAATTTGAACAAGAGTTTAAGTAAATAAGGGCTAAACCAAAATAATACCCTATTATAGACAAACAGAATGTTCAAAAGATGTCCCCTGGCTTAGTTTGGCCCCATTAATGATCAACATTGCCAAACAACCAATAACTGTATTAGGTCATAAACAGACTATCCTATTTAAAAGGTGCTGTGATTGTTAGGAGCCAAAGAGTTAGCTGGGATAAATATTAGACATTTAATTTAGTTAATTACTAAAATGTTATGCCATAcacaaaaatatgtatgcacgcatgactgtaagtcgctttggataaaagcgtctgctaaatggcatattattattattattatgctttAATTATATAGATAATCTACATTTAAAGTGCTGATCAGTCATCATAATGTAGGCTGATTAAATTCACGTATGGGGACTTGGGAGAGAGACAAATCCTCAACTAAACAGAAATGAGCAGCCTAACCTGGTCAAATAAGCCAAAAATTCCTTTCCCTATGAATTTAACAATTCTCCTATGGAGGTGAAACACAGACTTGAGACATCGGTCCTAAATTTCAGCTAAATCCTGCATTGATGTCAATAGGAGACTTGTAACATGAACATTTGCATATTTCTGGTTAAAATACTGCCCTGTGTGAATCTCTCATTCTAAAGCATTCCTACAGTACAAAAGTGGACATTGCCTAAGCGTCTATTCTGTGCAAAAACCaatgagacaaaaaaaaaaaaaaaagtggccaGAACTCCAAAACCTAAATCTTAAAAGAAAATGTACGCAAGTATAGCCTCTGCGCAGTGTTGGTAACCACCACACATCCTGAGGAAAAACATCCCAAAAAAGAGTCAGGTATTAACAGAGCCCTAAGACTTGAGACCGTACTTTGAAATTCAACAGACTAGGCCTCGACGGGAGAGGGATGCATGTTCTCATGATTTGAACCTTGAACACAAATAAGAAGTTCCATCCGTCCACCCAATGACCTGGGATTTCTAATTAGTGTAATTCAGTTAACATGGAAAAATAACATGTGAACCAACCCCTCCGTAATCCCAAATTAAAACATTTGTTTTGCAGGGGCTTACAAAAGCCTCCCCATGATATTTGGTTTACTTTAATCTAGAATTCGAGCAGAAAACCCCAACTAGTTTTTCTTGCCGCCACACTGTTTTCACATCTACAAGGCAACCATTCTAAAACGTTAAAGTATTTCCCATTTGTTTCGGTCTGAATTCATAATTACGCATCTGTGATACCTTACAGTTCAAATGTGAACATTTTGAATTCCTAAAGAAATCAAATGTTTCCTCTTCCATGacaggctgagagaggagaggccaTCTCTCTCCAGTATCCTGTGATTCCAAAGATGGGGCCAAGGTGGTGACTGACTGAGCATCCCACATGATGTCCTCAACAAGCCTGTCTCTGAACATGGAAATTGAGGGAGAAATGTAAGAGTCACTCTTGTGGACACGTTTCATGTCAAAAAGCTTGTTTCCCCACTGTTCAACCATCCTGTAATCTCCCGAATGACAGCATCCCTGTAAGAGGCTCAGTGTAGTCTCTGTCTGTGGTGCTGCTGTACTGTGTCCCCTCTACGGCACAAACTGCTCACATCAAAGGAGTCCTGTAACGTGAGTCTCAAAAAGGAGAGGGAGCAGTTCTAAGTGACCTCCAGGGCACCGTTTCATGAGGCGGCAGCCAGGAGAGGGCGTAGCGCTCAGTCATGACTTAACTGAACAGGCCCATCCTTGGACTGGTCATAGAACACAACTCCTTTTGAATCTAGAGGGAGAGAAGTAGGAGACATCAGATTTGCTTAGCTCAGACATACTATACCAATATAAAAGACGAGGCTTTTCAGGTTTTTGACGATCTCTCCACAATCATACGGCAGGAATTACAAGCTTACCTTGTTTTTGTAAATTCTGAATATATTCAATTtctgtaaaaatataaaaacaatgtGTTTAGTACAGTGTGAGATATTCATAATACATTAGTATTACATGCACCATTCTCTTTCTGTAGCAGGTCAATTATTTAACTTTGTGAATGAACATCGGATGCAACAGCTACCTACCTTTAGTGTGATAAATAACAGCAGCTTTTAGATCGAACGCCCCCCAACAAGATCCTGGGTCGCAACCCTTGGGGTGGCTGGGCTCCTTGGCCAAAGCAGACACAGGATGAGCAGGAGAGGCAAGAGGCAGCTCAGCACCAGGGTCCTTAGAAGAGGAGGACACTATGGCACCTCTACTCCCAGCCTCACCCCTCAGAGTGTCTGGGCCAGGGGCTTGGCCTCCCAGCCCAGCATCAGGGCCAGGAGCCAAGGGAGGGCCTGATTTCCCAACACTGCTAGGGGCTTGAGAGATAGTCTGTTTGTCCTGCTCGTAAGCCTTAGGGAAGAGGGGCTTGGCGGGTCTCAGAGTGGAGGTAGCAGAGACTTGCAGAGGCAAAGCTGCAGGGCCGCCTCCCTGAAAGGTGATCTCCACGATCTGGCCTTTCCGGGCTGGCTGTCCCACTACTGCCGGCCCCACCCCAGGCCCTGCACTGGGCTCATTGATGAACGACAGCCCCCACTGGTTCTGgaaaatgtccaccagagctttggGATTTGTCTTAGCGGCAGGTGAGTCCACTTGGCGGGCGCTGGGGAGGGCGGGTTGCATATTTGAAGTGGCCAGGGGATAAACAAGGAGACTGGCCTTTCTCAGTTCTCTGGTAGTCATGGAGGGGGCGCCTGACATATCAGTGCCGTTGCTGGACAAGGATGCTTCGTTCTCCCACTTGCGGGGAGGGGAGACAGGCATTGGGGCAGTGCAAACAGTAGTGGTAAAAAGGGGCGCAGGGAGGGGGCAGCTATTCCCCTCTCCAGATAGGGGTCCATTGGTGAAGCTAGGGGAGGTGATGGTTTTGACAGCAGACATGGGGACTTGGGAGAGTCTGGTGGGCACCTGGGATTGGGGAAATGAGGTGTCACCTGCAGCTTGGGCTGCTGCTTTGTTTAGATTCTCTTTCACTTTACTTGCATAACTGATCTTGGGCACTGTCTTAGCACTACTATTGTCCACAGGAAAGACAGGGGGTGGTTTAAAGAGGGTCCATGAGTCCTCTTTTgtggaggtaagcttggctttgccCGGTCTGTCTTCCAGCTTTTTAACAGAGCCTGCTGCAGCCTTGCCCTCAGAGTTCTTACACTGTAGTTCACCAACCTGATCCACAGGGGCCTGTACCACAGGTGGGACACCTGTGATGGAGGTGGGAGACTGAGATTCTGCTGCGGTTTCAGCAGCCTCTGGAGTGTGAGGCTCCATCTCATGTTTGTTAGGGACCATAGCTGCTTGTAGCACAGCCTTCTCCTGCCCAGCAGTCACACTCTCCTCAGCCATTGCACTCCGCTGAGCCCAGCGTTTTTTGGGAGTGATGTATCCATTCTCAGAACCACTGCCACCACTGTCTGGTCCAGGCTTGCTGGGGTAACCATTAG
The DNA window shown above is from Coregonus clupeaformis isolate EN_2021a chromosome 6, ASM2061545v1, whole genome shotgun sequence and carries:
- the nufip2 gene encoding nuclear fragile X mental retardation-interacting protein 2, yielding MDDRTDGWVSDGCLKHVDESRPGPPNAWVEDDQHHQYEEAQTEKTGNGKINGTPVEREDNPSAPVPVDALHYSSSRQLKTSNLKPKPPGKLLATHRKGSSNSHFKNSMNCKNDTPSELKTRDSKSESIALPNGVVLLNPGLYANGYPSKPGPDSGGSGSENGYITPKKRWAQRSAMAEESVTAGQEKAVLQAAMVPNKHEMEPHTPEAAETAAESQSPTSITGVPPVVQAPVDQVGELQCKNSEGKAAAGSVKKLEDRPGKAKLTSTKEDSWTLFKPPPVFPVDNSSAKTVPKISYASKVKENLNKAAAQAAGDTSFPQSQVPTRLSQVPMSAVKTITSPSFTNGPLSGEGNSCPLPAPLFTTTVCTAPMPVSPPRKWENEASLSSNGTDMSGAPSMTTRELRKASLLVYPLATSNMQPALPSARQVDSPAAKTNPKALVDIFQNQWGLSFINEPSAGPGVGPAVVGQPARKGQIVEITFQGGGPAALPLQVSATSTLRPAKPLFPKAYEQDKQTISQAPSSVGKSGPPLAPGPDAGLGGQAPGPDTLRGEAGSRGAIVSSSSKDPGAELPLASPAHPVSALAKEPSHPKGCDPGSCWGAFDLKAAVIYHTKEIEYIQNLQKQDSKGVVFYDQSKDGPVQLSHD